DNA from Sphingomonas sp. SUN039:
GGCAGTCGACCGGGTCAATGCCGAGCTGTCGGTCACCGAAAAGGTACGCCGGGTGTGCCTGACGGCGGACGCGTTCACGGTCGACAACGAGATGCTGACCCCGTCGATGAAGATCCGGCGGCACAAGATTCGCGAAGTCTATGGCGAGCGGCTGGACGCGCTGTACAAGGCCTGACGGCCAAAGGATATTTTATGAAGCAGAAACCGATGTTTGGCCTCGCTATCGTTGCCGCAAGCCTGCTCCTCCCGGCGACCGGCGCGCCCGCGCAAACGCCGGTGGCCGCAGCGACCGCAAGCAGCGAGGATGCGCGGCTGACCGCCTTCCTCGACGCCGAATTCGCCGAATATGTCAAAACCCAGCCGCAGCTGGCGACGCGCCTCGGCATCAAGGACGGTGGCGACCGCTGGAACGACATCGGCGACAAGGCCGCGATCGACCAGCTCGCGTGGCGCAAGGCGAGCGTCGCGCGGATGAAGGCGCAGTTCGACCGCGCACGCCTGTCGCCCGAAGCGCAGGTGAATTACGATATCTGGGCGCTCGAGGCCGAGCGTGCCGCGCTGTCGCAGGCCGACCGCCGCTATCGTCCGCCCTTTTATTCGCGGCTTTACTCGCTGCACAGCCAGCTGCCCGATTTCCTGGTCAACACGCACACTGTCGCCGACGCGATAGACTTGCAGAACTATATCGCCCGACTGCGCGGCATGCCTGCCGTGCTCGACGTCGCGATCGCGCGTAGCAAGGTAAGCAGCGCCGCAGGGATCCGCGCGCCGAAATTCCAGATCGACTGGATCATCGACGGCAGCACGAAACTGGTCAGCGGTGCGCCCTTCGGCCCCGGTCCCGATGCCGCGCTCTGGGCCGATGTGAAGGCGAAGACCGAAGCCTTGGTCGCCGCGAACAAGCTGTCGCGCAGCGACGCCGATGCACGGCTGGCCGAAGCACGTACAGCCATTCTTGCGCTGAAGCCGGCCTATGCGCGCGTGATTGCCTGGGCCAAATCCGAACTGCCGACCGCGAAGAGCGGGCGCGTGGGCGCAATTTCGCTGCCGGGCGGCGCGGCCTATTATGCCAACGAACTGAAACTCAACACGACGACCGACCTGACCGCCGCGCAGATTCACGCCATCGGCCTGAAAGAAGTCGCGCGGATCGAGGGCGAGCAGGACGCGCTGGCGCGGCAGGCCGGGTTCAAGGACCGCAGCGCCTATTACGCCAAACGTGCGCGGCTGTTCCCGCCAAAGCCCTATGACGATGCATCGCGCGCCGAATATCTGGCCACCGCCAATGCTTTTGTCGCCAAGACACGCGCCTTGCTCCCCGGCTATTTCGGGATGCTGCCGGCTTACGGGATCGAAGTGGTGCGCGAACCGGCGTTCAGCGAAGTGGCGGGCGGGGCCGCGCACGCCTCCGCGCCGAGCCCCGACGGCAAGCGACCGGCGCGGACCTATGTCCATCTGGTCGGCAACACCACCGACCCGGCGGCTCTCTACACGCTGATGTGCCATGAGGCTGTCCCCGGCCACAACACGCAGGGCGATATCCAGGTGCGGCAAAAAGGCGGGCCGAAATTCCGTGCGGTGACGGGCTATGTGGCGTTCGGCGAAGGCTGGGGCCTGTATGCCGAAGCCGTATGCAAGGAAATGGGAGCTTACCCCGACATTGCCGCCGATTTCATGCGCCTCGACGCCGAACTGTTCCGCGCCGCGCGCCTCGTGACCGACACCGGCCTCCACGCACTTGGTTGGACCGAGGATGCCGCAGTCGAATATATGACGACGACGGGTCGCCAGCCGCTGCAACGGTCTCGCTCGGAAGTGCGGCGCTACATCACGCTGCCCGGACAAGCGACCGGCTATAAGATCGGCATGCTCAAGATCGTGGAGCAGCGCAAAAAAGCCGAAGCCGCGCTGGGCGCGAAGTTCGATCTGAAGGGATTTCACGACCTGCTGATCGCCTCGGGCTCGCAGCCGCTGTCGATCCTGGAGCGGCGGGTCGACGAGTGGATTGCGGCGCGGGCGAAGTAAGGAGGGTGTGCGTCGCGGCAAAGCCGCGCCGTCGTCGGTCCTAAGCTTCGCTCAGGCCGGCCGTGCTAGCCGGTGGGCAATCTAGCTTCGCTAAATCGTGCCCCGGCAGCGCACCCCTTCGCTTCGCTCGGGAGTGTTCACGCCAAAATCGTCCCCCGGACGATTTTGTGCAGTGAACACTGGTGCCCCAAAGCCTACCAAGATGGGCACTCAGAACAATGGGAAATTTCAGTGCCATGGTCACGGGTAGCGTGACGGCAGCTTCGTTGGACAGTCCGGAAAGTCTCCTATTGAGCTACAAAGGCTTGAACCGGCCTTTCATTCATCTGCTTGCGTATGGCAGCTTCGGGGCTAATCCAGCCCATCCACGGCAATCACTGGTCGTGATCCAAAGACCGACCGTTCCGTGCCAACATACCGATTTGCTACAACGGGAAGCGCGGAACCACTGTGGGATAAGTTACCCGGCGCCTTAGGTTGAATCAGCAGCG
Protein-coding regions in this window:
- a CDS encoding DUF885 family protein — its product is MKQKPMFGLAIVAASLLLPATGAPAQTPVAAATASSEDARLTAFLDAEFAEYVKTQPQLATRLGIKDGGDRWNDIGDKAAIDQLAWRKASVARMKAQFDRARLSPEAQVNYDIWALEAERAALSQADRRYRPPFYSRLYSLHSQLPDFLVNTHTVADAIDLQNYIARLRGMPAVLDVAIARSKVSSAAGIRAPKFQIDWIIDGSTKLVSGAPFGPGPDAALWADVKAKTEALVAANKLSRSDADARLAEARTAILALKPAYARVIAWAKSELPTAKSGRVGAISLPGGAAYYANELKLNTTTDLTAAQIHAIGLKEVARIEGEQDALARQAGFKDRSAYYAKRARLFPPKPYDDASRAEYLATANAFVAKTRALLPGYFGMLPAYGIEVVREPAFSEVAGGAAHASAPSPDGKRPARTYVHLVGNTTDPAALYTLMCHEAVPGHNTQGDIQVRQKGGPKFRAVTGYVAFGEGWGLYAEAVCKEMGAYPDIAADFMRLDAELFRAARLVTDTGLHALGWTEDAAVEYMTTTGRQPLQRSRSEVRRYITLPGQATGYKIGMLKIVEQRKKAEAALGAKFDLKGFHDLLIASGSQPLSILERRVDEWIAARAK